The following nucleotide sequence is from Chitinivibrionales bacterium.
ATAGCAAAGCATGCATTCTTTCCAACGATTATGTGTACTGCAGAGAAATACAATGCTGTGTAATAATGATATAACTAATATAAAATCAGAAAGTTACAGATTGATTTGTGTACATTTCGTACACATATTTTCATGCAGAAGCAAGATTTTGTATGCGCGGCCCTGTTTTTATGCGTATATTTATATAATCTGGGCATAGCATGACATAGTAATAGTATTGTTTATTTGTGGCCGGCGAGCACCGATGAAATCCATCTACGACTTTGTCGATTACCGTACGTATCTTTCTTATTATTACGATGAGAAGAAGCGTTCGACCCGTCATTTTTCCTACCGATATTTTGCCAATAAAGCCGGAATCAATTCATCCTCGTTTTTAAAGCATATTATCGATGGCCGCCGTAACCTGACGCCGAAAATGATGGAGCGGTTCTGCACGGCACTTGCATTTTCGCCTCGCGAAGCAACGTATTTCATACACCTGGTGTTATTTAATCAGGCCAAAACTGCTCGTGAAAAGCAGGAGCACTATTCGGTATTGCGCGACATGATCGGCGGCGTGCGTGAAGGGGTTTTGAAATCAGCGCAGTACGATTATTTTGATAAATGGTATAATTCCGTGATTCGCGAGCTTGTTTGCCTGCACGATTTCGGCGACGATTATCAGGCTCTCGCCCGGGCTGTTTCACCGCCCATCACCCGGTCGCAGGCTAAAAAATCGGTTGCTCTGCTGCTGAAACTAGGCCTTCTGAAAAAAAACGACAGCGGAACGTATGAACAAACACAATGTGCGATCACCGCCGATGATTCCATTACCACCATAGCGCAGCGTACCTATGTTGGACACATGATCGATCTTGCCGAGTCGGCACTCGAACGCTTTGACAAAAGCCGCCGCCATATCTCCACCATGACTCTCGGAGTATCACCGGCTACCTACGATATCCTGATCGCCGAGATCAACGCGTTCAAAGACCGTGTGAAGCGGATTGTCAGCCTCGACAAGCAGAGCACTCGTGTCTGTCAGTTGAACTGCGCTATCTTTCCGGTCAGTGAAGATATCGGGCGCCCGCAACAGGAGGAGGAAAGGCAATGATTCTCCTTCTTAT
It contains:
- a CDS encoding TIGR02147 family protein, with the translated sequence MKSIYDFVDYRTYLSYYYDEKKRSTRHFSYRYFANKAGINSSSFLKHIIDGRRNLTPKMMERFCTALAFSPREATYFIHLVLFNQAKTAREKQEHYSVLRDMIGGVREGVLKSAQYDYFDKWYNSVIRELVCLHDFGDDYQALARAVSPPITRSQAKKSVALLLKLGLLKKNDSGTYEQTQCAITADDSITTIAQRTYVGHMIDLAESALERFDKSRRHISTMTLGVSPATYDILIAEINAFKDRVKRIVSLDKQSTRVCQLNCAIFPVSEDIGRPQQEEERQ